A stretch of the Papaver somniferum cultivar HN1 chromosome 6, ASM357369v1, whole genome shotgun sequence genome encodes the following:
- the LOC113288111 gene encoding uncharacterized protein LOC113288111 produces the protein MDARQTVVSPFKNSSANQLRELGVSSRNEVMAKDSDGCIGVLEVYIHEAKEIHNICIYQKQDVYAKICLTSNPEVTVSTRIINGGGRNPVFDECLKLDVGTIESSLKCEIWMLSRVKNYLEDQLLGFALVPLSEILVGNGMLAQEFSLSSSDMFHSPAGMVQLSLSYSGASPDVLAIPDPSQSLSANKALQGSEVGDSIPCDYVKIEFPDPQIVNENDQMVSDYFDMQCNTVESQSSESLGNSEIENHANTDVSAHVVEKPLAFNNLARIEAPNTDTPQSSVSTNGGSPSASVTASSQSNCDTPGASKSSTSELVSPFKKKNTTDASETEAEAESESSNGAESKSKAFAQSVFKVNIEPEQQVVQQDIVDMYMKSMQQFTDSLAKMKLPLEGENGNGATSGNDSSNSDQKIPAAKGPGSRVFYGSRAFF, from the coding sequence ATGGATGCTCGTCAAACTGTTGTTTCACCATTCAAGAACTCGTCGGCTAATCAATTGAGGGAACTTGGGGTTAGTAGCAGGAATGAAGTCATGGCTAAAGATTCAGATGGATGCATAGGTGTTCTTGAGGTTTATATACATGAAGCTAAGGAAATTCACAATATCTGCATATATCAGAAACAAGATGTTTATGCAAAGATATGTTTAACTAGTAATCCTGAGGTTACTGTTTCTACTCGGATTATTAATGGTGGGGGGAGGAATCCAGTGTTTGATGAGTGTCTTAAACTTGATGTTGGAACTATTGAGTCGTCGCTCAAGTGTGAAATTTGGATGCTCAGTAGGGTAAAGAATTATCTTGAAGACCAATTGTTGGGGTTTGCATTGGTACCATTGTCTGAAATTCTAGTTGGGAATGGAATGCTAGCTCAAGAATTTTCACTCTCGTCAAGCGATATGTTCCATTCCCCAGCTGGGATGGTCCAGTTATCATTGTCATACAGTGGAGCTTCACCAGATGTTTTGGCAATTCCTGATCCGAGCCAGTCTCTTTCTGCTAACAAAGCTTTACAGGGTTCAGAAGTAGGCGATTCAATTCCATGTGACTATGTTAAGATCGAGTTCCCTGATCCTCAAATTGTGAATGAAAATGATCAGATGGTATCAGATTATTTTGATATGCAATGCAACACTGTGGAATCTCAAAGCTCTGAGAGCTTGGGCAATTCAGAAATCGAGAATCATGCTAATACAGATGTATCTGCTCATGTCGTGGAGAAACCGTTGGCCTTCAATAATCTTGCAAGAAttgaagctccaaatactgaTACACCCCAGAGCAGTGTTTCGACAAACGGCGGGTCTCCTTCGGCTTCAGTTACAGCCAGTTCTCAATCCAACTGTGACACTCCAGGAGCTTCAAAGTCTTCCACTTCAGAACTGGTGTCaccttttaaaaagaaaaatactacTGATGCCTCAGAAACCGAGGCTGAGGCTGAATCTGAATCGTCAAATGGTGCTGAGAGCAAAAGTAAAGCATTTGCGCAGTCTGTTTTCAAGGTAAACATCGAACCAGAGCAACAAGTCGTGCAACAGGACATAGTTGATATGTACATGAAAAGCATGCAACAATTTACTGACTCATTAGCAAAGATGAAACTTCCTCTGGAGGGTGAAAATGGAAATGGAGCTACTTCAGGAAATGACAGTTCAAATTCTGATCAGAAAATACCTGCGGCGAAGGGACCAGGATCCAGAGTGTTTTATGGGAGTAGGGCTTTCTTCTGA